The Gracilimonas sp. genome contains a region encoding:
- a CDS encoding type ISP restriction/modification enzyme, translating into MTIQEYVDQLNLRYKSGISREHSYRGDLQTLLGNLLPDLLITNEPSRTDVGAPDYILTKGKIPVGYIEAKDIGDPDLEGKKKNKEQFERYKTGLPNLIFTDYLNFRVYRDGEFLTSVAIAEIKDGSIVGLTGNYDEFENIIKDFGTHVGQTIRSANKLSKMMAGKARILADVIEKALNADEEKQKNKVNESANNTLREQLAAFQNVLIHDIKAKEFADIYAQTIAYGMFAARLHDSTLDTFDRHEAAALIPKTNPFLRKLFQYIAGYDLDDRIAWVVDGLADIFRATDVDGLLKNFGKATQQQDPIIHFYETFLAEYDPKLRKSRGVWYTPEPVVNFIVRAVDDILKDDFGLKEGLADTTKTKVKVKVPTHDKRHKGGMVEEEREVHKVQILDPAAGTGTFLAEVIKQIHSKFEGQQGIWATYVEEHLIPRLNGFEILMASYAMAHLKLDLLLRETGVEPSGSERFRVYLTNSLEEHHPDTGTLFAGWLSEEANEANHIKRDTPVMVVLGNPPYSVSSRNNGEWIEERIKTYKEGVQGYNKNALSDDYVKFIRYGQYLIEKNSEGILAYISNNSFIDGITHHKMREDLLNAFDKIYVLDLHGSYKKQEVTDDGEKDENVFDIQQGVSINIFIKKKENHNMASLLKNDVLGKRKEKYNYLTDNSLSTINWKAVAPQSPDYFFKEFKYKLRDQFEEWISLDKLFIESGTGIKFRKDNLLIKPHFDRDSVIELFKDMKNLDSQQILEKYNISDTKDWKISEKRDLFEDEADDIMEVQYRLFDSRFTYYPYEKIHEIIVRGDSRRELMRNLFFEDNLALLSARQQSAYDFQHAFISDRLVDMCTLSAKSKESTYTFPLYVYPENSTQQTLDGSIERRPNLEKKIVDKIAKNLDLKFSPEKIETEGTFAPIDLLDYIYAVLHSPSYRERYKEFLKIDFPRVPYPEDPELFWQLVELGGELRQIHLLEHPMVEEFITTYPIAGSNVISNRLTKTDPGFIPEDDDETTGKVWINEEQYFGNVPKKAWEFYIGGYQPAEKWLKDRRDRELSIDEIRHYQKIIVALMETDRLVGEIDEILEV; encoded by the coding sequence CCGACCTACTCATAACCAATGAACCCTCCCGAACCGATGTAGGCGCTCCGGATTATATCCTCACCAAAGGTAAAATCCCGGTTGGATATATCGAAGCCAAAGACATAGGCGATCCAGATCTTGAGGGTAAAAAGAAGAATAAGGAGCAGTTTGAACGCTACAAAACCGGCCTTCCTAATCTGATCTTTACTGATTACCTCAATTTCCGTGTATATCGGGATGGAGAATTCCTGACCTCCGTTGCTATTGCTGAAATCAAAGACGGTAGCATAGTTGGGTTGACTGGGAATTACGACGAGTTCGAAAACATCATCAAAGATTTTGGAACGCATGTCGGGCAAACCATCCGCAGTGCCAATAAGCTGTCGAAAATGATGGCCGGTAAAGCCCGTATCCTCGCTGATGTAATTGAGAAAGCCCTGAATGCCGATGAAGAAAAGCAGAAAAACAAAGTGAACGAGTCGGCTAACAATACCCTGCGGGAACAACTTGCTGCATTTCAGAATGTATTGATCCACGATATCAAGGCTAAGGAGTTTGCGGACATCTATGCCCAGACGATTGCTTATGGCATGTTTGCAGCCCGACTACACGATTCGACCTTGGATACCTTTGATCGGCATGAAGCAGCTGCACTTATTCCGAAAACCAACCCCTTTCTTCGTAAGCTATTCCAATACATTGCAGGTTATGATCTGGATGATCGTATCGCATGGGTGGTAGATGGATTAGCTGATATTTTCAGAGCTACCGATGTAGATGGCCTTCTTAAGAACTTTGGAAAAGCTACACAGCAGCAAGATCCCATCATTCATTTTTATGAAACGTTCCTGGCTGAATATGATCCCAAGCTTCGAAAAAGCCGTGGAGTCTGGTACACGCCGGAGCCGGTGGTGAACTTTATAGTTCGGGCGGTTGATGACATTTTGAAAGACGATTTTGGGCTAAAAGAAGGCTTGGCTGATACCACCAAGACTAAAGTCAAAGTAAAAGTACCCACTCATGACAAACGTCACAAAGGCGGAATGGTGGAAGAAGAACGGGAAGTCCATAAAGTGCAGATTTTAGATCCGGCTGCTGGGACTGGAACATTCCTCGCTGAAGTGATCAAGCAAATACATTCCAAGTTTGAAGGACAGCAAGGCATCTGGGCTACCTATGTTGAAGAACACTTGATCCCACGCCTGAACGGATTTGAGATTTTAATGGCAAGTTACGCAATGGCTCACCTGAAACTGGATTTGCTGCTACGGGAAACCGGCGTGGAACCAAGCGGCAGTGAACGCTTTCGGGTGTATCTGACCAACTCTCTGGAAGAACATCACCCAGACACAGGAACCCTTTTTGCCGGGTGGCTGAGTGAAGAAGCAAATGAAGCCAACCATATTAAGCGTGATACACCTGTGATGGTTGTATTGGGTAACCCTCCTTATTCAGTCAGCAGTAGAAATAATGGAGAATGGATTGAAGAAAGAATCAAAACTTATAAGGAAGGTGTACAAGGTTATAATAAAAATGCCTTGTCAGATGACTATGTTAAATTTATTCGATATGGGCAGTATTTGATTGAAAAGAATAGTGAAGGCATACTTGCTTACATATCAAATAATAGTTTTATAGATGGTATTACCCACCACAAAATGAGAGAGGATTTACTTAATGCATTTGATAAAATATATGTTTTAGACTTACATGGTAGCTATAAAAAACAAGAAGTAACAGATGATGGAGAGAAAGATGAAAACGTTTTTGATATCCAACAGGGTGTTTCAATAAATATTTTTATAAAGAAAAAAGAGAATCACAATATGGCATCACTATTAAAAAATGATGTCTTAGGTAAGAGGAAAGAAAAATACAATTATTTAACTGACAATAGTTTATCAACAATTAATTGGAAAGCGGTAGCCCCCCAATCACCAGATTACTTTTTTAAAGAATTCAAGTATAAACTGAGAGATCAATTTGAAGAATGGATTTCCCTGGACAAATTATTCATTGAATCTGGTACTGGCATAAAATTCAGAAAAGACAATCTTTTGATTAAGCCTCACTTCGATAGGGATTCAGTAATTGAGTTATTTAAAGACATGAAAAATCTTGATTCTCAGCAAATACTTGAGAAGTATAATATTTCTGATACGAAAGACTGGAAAATTAGTGAGAAAAGGGACCTTTTTGAGGATGAAGCAGATGATATCATGGAAGTGCAATACCGACTATTTGATAGTAGGTTCACCTACTACCCTTATGAAAAAATCCATGAAATTATAGTTCGAGGTGATTCTCGAAGAGAACTAATGAGGAATTTATTTTTTGAAGATAATTTAGCTTTATTGTCTGCCCGTCAACAAAGTGCATATGATTTTCAACATGCGTTTATTTCAGATAGATTGGTTGATATGTGCACATTATCCGCTAAGTCAAAAGAAAGCACGTACACATTCCCTTTATATGTCTATCCAGAAAATAGCACCCAACAAACTTTGGATGGAAGTATAGAACGAAGGCCTAATTTAGAAAAGAAAATCGTAGATAAAATTGCCAAAAATCTGGATCTGAAGTTCTCTCCGGAAAAGATAGAAACCGAAGGCACCTTTGCTCCTATTGATCTACTTGATTACATCTATGCCGTTTTACATTCCCCAAGCTACCGGGAGAGATACAAAGAGTTTCTCAAGATCGACTTTCCAAGAGTACCTTACCCTGAAGATCCCGAGCTTTTTTGGCAACTCGTAGAACTTGGTGGAGAGCTCCGCCAAATTCACTTACTGGAGCATCCTATGGTAGAAGAATTTATAACTACCTATCCCATTGCAGGGAGCAATGTAATTTCCAACCGGCTTACAAAAACCGATCCCGGTTTTATTCCGGAAGACGATGATGAAACCACCGGCAAAGTGTGGATTAATGAAGAGCAGTATTTTGGCAATGTGCCCAAAAAAGCCTGGGAGTTCTACATCGGAGGCTACCAACCCGCCGAAAAATGGCTCAAAGACCGACGAGACCGAGAGTTATCCATAGATGAAATTCGACACTACCAAAAAATCATCGTGGCCCTTATGGAGACAGATAGGTTGGTGGGGGAGATTGATGAGATTTTGGAAGTTTGA
- a CDS encoding Fic family protein — translation MSDSAELEQLRELIELFPAKYSIDDVEEANRLARTRFDALDNQLIPYFVNVLTKGEARASINIYLKLCESFHIVIFKEIISISGEFRSTEHDGSGSVYFGGQRRQEFRSRFKGSKPENIEEDLKGAFQHLLDFNSDTPVDDALRFYQKFVFTHPFYDGNGRVARLFVNLYLLAYGKFIDWKNLQDKGDFLRKLNYYHDTGKEEHFEWWAKVCYKFVYEISDEDER, via the coding sequence TTGAGTGATAGTGCTGAATTAGAGCAACTACGGGAGCTAATCGAACTCTTTCCCGCTAAATACTCTATTGATGATGTTGAAGAAGCGAACCGTTTGGCCCGGACTCGTTTTGACGCCTTAGACAACCAGCTGATCCCTTACTTCGTTAATGTGTTGACAAAAGGTGAAGCCAGAGCTTCTATAAACATTTATCTAAAACTCTGTGAGTCTTTTCACATAGTCATTTTTAAAGAGATCATTTCTATAAGTGGAGAATTTAGAAGCACTGAGCATGATGGCTCCGGGTCGGTATATTTTGGAGGCCAAAGACGCCAAGAATTCCGATCAAGATTCAAAGGGTCAAAACCTGAAAACATTGAAGAAGATTTAAAAGGAGCCTTTCAGCACTTGTTAGACTTCAACAGTGACACACCTGTTGATGATGCACTTCGGTTCTATCAGAAGTTTGTGTTTACCCATCCATTTTATGATGGTAACGGTAGGGTTGCACGACTGTTCGTAAACCTTTACTTGCTGGCTTATGGTAAGTTTATTGATTGGAAAAACCTGCAAGATAAAGGGGACTTCCTAAGAAAGCTGAACTACTATCACGATACAGGTAAAGAAGAACATTTTGAGTGGTGGGCGAAAGTATGCTATAAATTTGTGTATGAAATATCAGATGAGGATGAAAGGTAG
- a CDS encoding type II toxin-antitoxin system antitoxin SocA domain-containing protein, with the protein MHSLHNIASYILNKYPGEITPMKLQKLLYYVKVWTLVADQKMIKSSDAFFAWKHGPVNPGIYHEYKEYKNNPIEDTPSYIPLSKEEKEVVDFILDSYGFYNAITLSKATHAEDPWINKREVNGRITDQEILDYYTYESFAKNFPLTKSQGYYPPNTISHYAFIFDMDKSDKAAEVMFDSIEEYKSLFSKASEDYKFLVNQIN; encoded by the coding sequence ATGCATTCTTTACACAACATAGCGTCTTATATCCTGAATAAGTATCCAGGAGAAATTACCCCGATGAAGCTCCAAAAGCTTCTCTACTATGTAAAGGTATGGACACTTGTTGCTGATCAAAAGATGATCAAATCTTCTGATGCTTTCTTCGCTTGGAAGCATGGGCCGGTAAATCCCGGTATTTACCATGAGTATAAGGAGTATAAAAATAACCCTATCGAAGATACTCCAAGCTACATTCCGCTCTCTAAAGAGGAAAAAGAAGTAGTAGATTTTATTTTGGATAGTTATGGTTTCTATAATGCTATTACATTGTCCAAAGCAACGCATGCGGAAGATCCCTGGATTAACAAGAGAGAAGTAAATGGCAGAATTACTGATCAGGAGATTCTGGATTATTATACCTACGAGTCATTTGCCAAGAATTTTCCATTAACCAAGAGTCAAGGGTACTATCCGCCCAATACCATTTCGCACTATGCCTTTATCTTTGATATGGACAAATCGGATAAAGCAGCGGAAGTAATGTTTGATTCTATTGAGGAATACAAAAGTCTCTTTTCAAAAGCTTCTGAAGACTATAAATTCCTTGTAAATCAGATCAATTAG
- a CDS encoding transglycosylase SLT domain-containing protein gives MSSALSISSQLSYLRVKGIMGHFYEASRANNVPVSLLLAIASRESHMGLALDDNWTGDNGNGIGIMQIDRRYHSEFTNAHANNDHRANIHYGSKFLADLIGKFGGKLTPAVAAYNAGYSKVRNTISAGIDPNLVTTGQNYASDVLRRKEIVESVMGISKASTASMVILPLIITGFISYQIFNTQ, from the coding sequence GTGAGTAGCGCGCTGTCCATATCTTCCCAGCTCAGCTACCTTCGGGTGAAAGGCATTATGGGGCACTTTTATGAGGCTTCTCGGGCAAATAATGTACCGGTTTCCCTGCTATTAGCCATCGCTTCCAGGGAAAGTCACATGGGCTTAGCCCTCGATGACAACTGGACGGGCGACAACGGCAATGGCATTGGCATCATGCAAATTGATCGGCGTTATCATTCGGAGTTTACAAACGCTCATGCTAATAATGACCATCGCGCCAACATCCACTATGGCAGCAAGTTCCTTGCAGATCTGATAGGAAAGTTTGGCGGTAAGCTTACCCCAGCCGTGGCGGCATACAACGCAGGCTACTCAAAAGTACGAAATACGATAAGTGCTGGCATTGATCCCAATTTGGTAACCACCGGGCAAAACTACGCCTCCGATGTGCTCCGCCGAAAAGAAATCGTGGAGTCGGTAATGGGCATTTCCAAAGCGTCCACGGCCAGCATGGTAATTCTGCCACTAATCATCACAGGATTTATTTCCTACCAAATCTTTAACACTCAATAA